CCTTCGCCACGCGGACTCGGTTCTGCGTGATGTGCGTTCGCACGTCTCCGGGTTGCACCAGCGTGGCCTCGATGCCGAACTCGGCCACCTCCTGGCGCAGCGCCTCGGTGAAGCCCTCCAGGGCGAACTTGCTCGCGCTGTAGAGGGACTGGAAGGGCAACCCCACCTGCCCTCCCAGGGAGCTGACCTGGATGATGCGCCCGAAGCCCTGCTTCCGCATCGTCGGCAACACGGCCTTGCACACGCGCAGCGCGCCCAGGAAGTTGGCGTCGAGCTGCGCGCGGGCCTCCTCGATGGAGGTGTCCTCGGCGGCCCCCGCGAGCGCGTACCCCGCGTTGTTCACCACCGTGTCGAGATAGCCGCGCTCCTGCGCCAGCACCGTCTCCACGGCCCGCTGCACGGAGTCATCCTGGGTGACGTCCATCACCAGCATCGGGTAGCCCGGCGGCGCGGCCTCCACGGAGCGGCGACTCGTGCCGTAGACGGCGTACCCGCGCGTGCTCAGCAGCTCCGCACACGCCTTGCCGATGCCCGATGAAGCACCGGTGATGAGAACCACTCGCTTCCGCCTCGCCGTCATCCACGCTCCGTGCGCCAGTCTTCCTGGCGCACAAACCATGACGGTGCGGGGCACGACAAGAGGCTCACGCCCCGCGAGACATCCGGTAGCGCCGGCTCAGACCGGCTTGCTCACGGTGACGCGGCGCTTCCCGGCGCGGCTTCGCCATCCACGGTGAGCTGGTGGCGCTGCACCTCCCTCACCATGAAGAAGGCCGCGGCGGACAACACGCCCAGGTCATCCAGCCACCCGAGCACCGGAATCACATCCGGAATCGCGTCCACGGGTGACAGGAAGTAGACCACCGCGAGTACGCCGGCGAGCTTCCGCCAGAGCGCCACGTGCGGGTCGCGCACGTACCGGAAAAAACGGCTCCCCATTCCACGAAGGCCTGCGATGTTCATACCTACCTCTACGCATGGGAGGCCCAGGTGATTGCGGCCCCAGCCCGCACCCAGCGTATGCCGTCCGGCCGCCTGGAGGACAGCCAGGCTCAGTCCGGAATGTCCTCCAACACCATCGCCCGACCCACCACTTCCAGCCGCGCCCGGTCGCCCGCCCGCAGCGGCGACTCAGGGGCTCCGCGCACGGTGAGCTCCAGGCCGTTGCAGGCAATCGTGTACTCGGCGGAGGGCCCCTGGAACTCGCGCGCCAGCACCTCCGCGCGCAGGGCGCCGCCGATCGCGACGCTGTCCGTGTCCGGCACCAGCTTCAGCGCCTCCGGGCGCAGCGACAGCAGCACGTTGCCCTTCGCGGGCGCACCCATCACCGGGAGGATGCCGAGCAGCGTCCGAGCGCCGTTGCCAAAGCCCACGCCCGGCAGCAGGTTGGTGCCGCCCAGGAAGTACGCCACGAAGGCCGTGCGCGGCGTCGCGTAGACGGCCTCCGGCGTGCCCACCTGCTCCACCTTGCCCGCACGCATCACCGCCAGCCGGTCCGCGAAGGCCATGGCCTCCTGCTGGTCATGCGTGACGAGCATCACCGTGGCGCCAAGCGACTTGAGCACCCGCCGCACCTCCATCCGCGTGGAGGTGCGCAGCGCGCTGTCCAGGCTGGAGAAGGGCTCGTCCAACAGCAGCACTCGGGGCCCCGGCGCCAACGCCCGGGACAACGCCACGCGCTGCTGCTGCCCGCCTGAGAGCGCGTGCGGCATGCGCGACTCGAAGCCCTCCAGGCCGAAGAGCTTCAGCATCTGGCTCGCGCGGGCGCGGGCATCCTGGCGAGACATCGCGGTGAGACCGAAGGCCACGTTCTCCAGCACGGACAGGTGCGGGAAGAGGGCGTAGTCCTGGAACACCATGCCCACGCTGCGCTGCTCGGGCGGCACGAAGGCGCCCGAGCCCGCGAGGGTGCGGCCCTCCAGGGTGACAGTGCCACCGTTGGGGCGCTCGAAGCCCGCCACCAGCCGCAGCGTCGTCGTCTTGCC
This genomic window from Myxococcus hansupus contains:
- a CDS encoding SDR family oxidoreductase is translated as MTARRKRVVLITGASSGIGKACAELLSTRGYAVYGTSRRSVEAAPPGYPMLVMDVTQDDSVQRAVETVLAQERGYLDTVVNNAGYALAGAAEDTSIEEARAQLDANFLGALRVCKAVLPTMRKQGFGRIIQVSSLGGQVGLPFQSLYSASKFALEGFTEALRQEVAEFGIEATLVQPGDVRTHITQNRVRVAKAGAGSAYQERFEAALEAIESGERDGLVAEDVAKKVLAVMEREAPRVRYPVANLAQRAAVVAKAVLPSRTFEKLLMSLYGLRRR
- a CDS encoding YkvA family protein, translating into MGSRFFRYVRDPHVALWRKLAGVLAVVYFLSPVDAIPDVIPVLGWLDDLGVLSAAAFFMVREVQRHQLTVDGEAAPGSAASP
- a CDS encoding ABC transporter ATP-binding protein, with the protein product MSLLSLDAVTLRYASSGTAAVDGLSLEVEPGEVLALLGPSGCGKTTTLRLVAGFERPNGGTVTLEGRTLAGSGAFVPPEQRSVGMVFQDYALFPHLSVLENVAFGLTAMSRQDARARASQMLKLFGLEGFESRMPHALSGGQQQRVALSRALAPGPRVLLLDEPFSSLDSALRTSTRMEVRRVLKSLGATVMLVTHDQQEAMAFADRLAVMRAGKVEQVGTPEAVYATPRTAFVAYFLGGTNLLPGVGFGNGARTLLGILPVMGAPAKGNVLLSLRPEALKLVPDTDSVAIGGALRAEVLAREFQGPSAEYTIACNGLELTVRGAPESPLRAGDRARLEVVGRAMVLEDIPD